In Anaerolineales bacterium, the following proteins share a genomic window:
- the cdaA gene encoding diadenylate cyclase CdaA, whose product MRNLFDELTFILQRFSLASFVDLALVTLIIFAALLFIRNTRAMVLLRGFLLLYIMISLFTVIFELPAFSWLVRNSVPAILVAIPVIFAPEIRRVLERFGRASTILSGRSTRQGAGRDVIESLAHAAIRLSERRFGALIVLQRLDSLEEYVETGVPMGAQVTPELLLQIFYPNTPLHDGAVIVADDRIIGASCVMPLSSSGVLSESAGRRMGLRHRAALGTSEISDAVALVVSEETGAISVAFGGRMIQRLGRERLEGVLRAFYRPVESESVLDRLLTRYLPFLLPDPPEDSEA is encoded by the coding sequence ATGCGTAATCTATTTGACGAGCTCACGTTTATTTTGCAGCGCTTTAGCCTGGCCAGCTTTGTTGACCTGGCGCTGGTGACGCTCATCATTTTTGCGGCTTTGTTGTTTATTCGCAACACTCGCGCCATGGTGTTGCTGCGCGGTTTCCTGCTGCTCTACATCATGATCAGTCTGTTCACCGTGATCTTTGAGTTGCCGGCGTTCTCCTGGCTGGTGCGCAACTCCGTGCCGGCCATCCTGGTCGCTATCCCGGTGATCTTCGCCCCCGAGATCCGCCGCGTGCTGGAGCGCTTCGGGCGCGCCAGCACGATCCTCAGCGGGCGCAGCACGCGGCAAGGCGCCGGGCGTGATGTGATCGAATCGCTGGCGCACGCCGCCATCCGCCTCTCCGAGCGTCGCTTCGGTGCCCTGATCGTGCTGCAGCGTTTGGACAGCCTAGAGGAGTACGTGGAAACCGGGGTGCCGATGGGCGCCCAGGTGACGCCGGAATTATTGTTACAGATCTTCTATCCGAACACGCCGTTGCACGATGGCGCAGTGATCGTGGCGGATGACCGCATTATCGGCGCCTCCTGTGTGATGCCGCTGTCTTCCAGCGGCGTGCTGTCGGAGAGCGCCGGGCGGCGCATGGGCTTGCGCCACCGCGCCGCCCTAGGCACCTCGGAGATCAGTGATGCCGTGGCGCTGGTGGTCTCCGAGGAGACCGGCGCCATCTCGGTAGCCTTTGGTGGGCGCATGATCCAGCGCCTGGGCCGCGAGCGCCTGGAAGGCGTGCTGCGTGCCTTTTATCGCCCGGTGGAATCCGAGAGCGTATTGGATCGCTTGCTGACGCGCTATCTGCCCTTCCTGCTGCCTGACCCGCCAGAGGATTCGGAGGCTTGA
- the coaE gene encoding dephospho-CoA kinase (Dephospho-CoA kinase (CoaE) performs the final step in coenzyme A biosynthesis.) codes for MSAWPGKFVIGLTGNIATGKSVVRRMLEHAGAFGIDADALSHRAIEHNGPAYAAVVEHFGKFVLKDDGEIDRKKLGQIVFSDPQALKLLESLIHPAVRQGVDHLARRSSHQVIVIEAIKLLESPLRQMCDVIWVVTASEAVQLARLENKRGMTQEEARKRMASQTPQAEKAAEADTVIENSVSIEQTWQQVKAAWRALFPQATGETVPTRLRGAVTAGLANGMQVMRARPRQAQEIAEFINANADQAQLQAAQVVDAFGEKAFLLLHTLDGLKALLGWKVENLVARVDGLFVQRGLAHAEYIPFLVSEVEQASRELQCEVILLFVSPRLAAQRDLWLALGYEERLPQELQVSAWHEAAQESSRPDTVMLFKQLRADRVLRPI; via the coding sequence ATGAGCGCCTGGCCTGGGAAGTTTGTCATCGGCCTGACCGGCAACATCGCCACCGGCAAGAGTGTGGTGCGCCGCATGCTGGAGCATGCCGGCGCCTTTGGCATCGATGCGGATGCGCTTTCGCACCGCGCCATTGAACACAATGGCCCGGCCTATGCGGCCGTGGTGGAGCATTTTGGCAAATTTGTGCTCAAAGACGATGGCGAGATCGACCGCAAGAAGCTGGGCCAGATCGTATTCTCAGACCCGCAGGCCTTGAAGCTGCTCGAGAGCTTGATCCACCCGGCGGTGCGCCAGGGAGTAGACCATTTGGCGCGGCGCAGCTCGCACCAGGTCATCGTGATCGAGGCGATCAAGCTGCTCGAATCGCCGCTGCGCCAGATGTGTGATGTGATCTGGGTGGTGACCGCTAGCGAAGCCGTGCAACTGGCGCGCTTGGAAAACAAGCGCGGTATGACGCAAGAGGAAGCGCGCAAACGCATGGCCAGCCAGACGCCGCAAGCAGAGAAAGCGGCTGAGGCGGATACGGTGATCGAGAACAGTGTTTCGATCGAGCAGACCTGGCAGCAAGTCAAGGCTGCCTGGCGCGCGCTGTTCCCACAGGCGACCGGCGAAACCGTGCCGACGCGCTTGCGCGGGGCGGTGACGGCCGGGCTGGCCAATGGCATGCAAGTGATGCGCGCCCGGCCGCGCCAGGCGCAGGAGATTGCCGAGTTCATCAATGCCAATGCTGATCAAGCACAGTTGCAGGCCGCCCAGGTAGTGGATGCCTTTGGCGAGAAGGCCTTTTTATTGCTGCATACCCTGGATGGGCTGAAGGCCTTGCTGGGCTGGAAAGTGGAAAACCTGGTGGCGCGCGTGGATGGGCTGTTCGTCCAGCGTGGTTTGGCGCATGCTGAATACATCCCCTTCCTCGTTAGCGAAGTGGAGCAGGCCTCGCGTGAATTGCAGTGCGAGGTGATCTTGCTGTTCGTCAGCCCGCGGCTGGCGGCCCAGCGCGATCTGTGGCTGGCATTGGGCTACGAAGAGCGCCTGCCGCAGGAACTGCAGGTCAGCGCCTGGCATGAAGCCGCCCAGGAATCCAGCCGCCCCGATACGGTGATGCTGTTTAAGCAGTTGCGGGCTGACCGGGTGCTACGACCGATCTAG